In Chryseobacterium salivictor, the DNA window AATGGATATTAAAAAAGATTTCAGAGATTTCTCTGTAAAACATTTAGGAAACAGCGGACTGGCGACTGATCAATATATGGGAATGTTTAACCCAACCAGTCTGACGCCGTATATCATGGAAGAAAGACGCTTGAACGTTGCTCAAATGGACGTTTTTTCCCGATTAATGATGGACCGTATTATTTTCCTGGGAACAGGAATTGATGACCAGGTGGCGAATATCGTCACAGCGCAGTTGCTTTTCCTGGAAAGTTCTGATGCCTCAAAAGACATTCAGATTTACATCAACTCTCCCGGTGGAAGCGTATATGCAGGTTTGGGAATTTACGACACCATGCAGATTATTAAGCCCGACGTTGCGACAATCTGTACCGGAATGGCTGCCTCAATGGGCGCAGTTCTTTTGGTTGCCGGTGCAAAAGGAAAACGTTCTGCATTAAAACATTCAAGAGTGATGATTCACCAGCCGAGTGGTGGAGCACAGGGTGTTGCATCCGACATGGAAATCAATTTGCGCGAAATGCTGAAACTGAAAAAAGAACTCTACGACATCATTTCTGAACATTCAGGACAAACCTACGAGTGGGTGGAGAAAGCCTCTGACAGAGATTATTGGATGACTTCCGGGGAAGCCAAAGATTTTGGAATGGTTGATGAAGTTCTTCAAAGAAAAACAGAGAAATAAATCTCAAGATTTGTTATAAAAAAGAGAGAACGTCCCAAAGGAATGTTCTCTCTTTTTATAATTATTTTCAAATGTTACAACAAATGGTGAACTTGAAATAATCTTAAAAATTTATTTTCATGCCCAATCCGTTGTTGTTTGTGACAAGATAATATTCTTTTACCGGTTTTAAATTTGAAGCGGTTTCAGTTCTTATTCTTTTCATTTGAGAACTGCCTGAAATTTTCATGATAAGTCCGGCTCCCATTCCTGCCAATCCAATAATCAGTGGAACAGGACTTCCTTTTGATTCAATATTTTGATTTGGTGAACTTACAGTTTCTGATGCGGAAGACAGATTGAGGATTCCACCAACCAAAAAACAGGCGCCACCTCCAACCAGAAAACCAGTACCAAGCTGACTCAGTTTTTTCGCCTTAATATAATCGGCATTATTGATGAAATTGTTGATTTTCAAAACGGTTGTTGCCGGTTGTTTCGAATGAAGGTGATTCACATTTTCTGCCATTGCTTCGGTTGTTGGAGACTCACTTTCAGTTAAATTTCCGTTAACCGGTTCAGAATCAAATACAATACTTTTGACAGAGTTATCATACAGAAACTCTTCTTTTCCGGTTTCTGTATTTATAAAGGTGACTTTTCCTTTTTCATAAATTAAATGGGTGTAATTTATTTTTAAATCAGTGGAAGTATTGATCACTCCTTTTGATGATTTTTGTGGAATTTTAACTTGAGAAAATAAAAACCCACCAAGTAAAAAGGTACCGACAATAATTATTTTTTTCATAATTAAATTAAATAAATCAGGCGTTAAACCCTTCGATAATTTTAGCAAAATCGTCCACTTTCAAAGCAGCTCCACCGATTAAACCACCGTCAATATCAGGTTGGGAGAAGATTTCTTTGGCGTTGTCAGGTTTCACAGATCCGCCGTAGAGAATTGAAATTTCGTCAGCAACATCTTGTCCGTATTTACCGGCAATTAAATTTCGGATATGGGCGTGAATTTCCTGTGCTTGCTCAGGCGAAGCTGTTTCTCCGGTGCCGATTGCCCAAACCGGTTCGTAAGCGATTACGACTTTTTTAATTTCGTCAGCAGTTAAAGTGAAAAGAGCCTCTTCAGTTTGGTTTTTTACCACTTCTAAATGTTGGCCGGCTTTTCTTTGCTCCAAAGTTTCACCATTACAGTAAATCGGCGTCAAGCCTTTGTCCAAAGCCAATTTTACTTTTACATTACAAAGAGCATCGGTTTCACCATGGTATAATCTTCTTTCAGAATGACCGATAATTGCACCGGCCGCATGAATAGATGCCAACATATCTGCCGAAATTTCCCCCGTGTAAGCGCCGCTTTCGTGCTCGCTGATGTCCTGTGCGAAAACGCCGATTTCATTGTGGGCAAAAACATCTTTTGCCATCATTAAATACAGTGATGGTGGCGCAATCCAGACTTCACAATGAGTTGCGTTGTGTTTTTTGTAATCTAATAATTGAAACATTAATTGCTGTGCTTCAATCACATTTTTATTCATTTTCCAGTTTCCTGCAACGATGTTTTTTCTCATGGTCAAATATTTATTTAATTAAGTTGCCAAATGTCTTTAAGGATCTGATAGAAATCGTGTTCGGTGTCAGAAACCTGCTCATCTGCTTTTATCAGCGTTTTTGCAAATTGTCTGAAAGATATTCTTTCTTTCTCTGTGGAATCATCCAGAAAACACTGCGCGTGAAATTCAAAATGCAGCTTCCATTCTTCGGGTTTTAAAAGAGCAATAACTTCTAATTCGTCATCCAAGTCCATTTTAAATGGAAATTCATCGGCTAGATATTGCTGAATCATCATTCCTTCTTGCGGAGCAAATTCGCCATCAACAGAGGAAAGAATCATTAACAGGTGATAACCGGCAATCGATTTATTTGATTTTTTTTGATTCATTATCGTTTAATTTTTTTGTTTAATATAATCTTCGGCAGACATTTTATCTACAATTTTTCCTTTCTTTAAAGTAAGGACAAAGGGGTTGCTTCTGGCTATTGTTTTAATTGCCGTGCCATCCATCATTGTATTATTAATGGTTTTAAAGGTATTGGGATTGGTAGAAATACCCATAACCAGAGCGTCTTTTTGTTGGCTCAATTTGGCTTCGGCCTGCGCTAAAACTTCGGTATCGGCCTGTTTCGGATTGTACGAAAAAATAAGAATCGCTTTTGGGGCTTTCAGCATTTCGCCGGTCAAATCGATGCCGTCTGCGGTTTCCGGTTTGAATTTAGAAATCTCCGATTCATAACCTTGTTTAACCAGCTTAGAAGTTGTCTTATCGTCCTGAATCATCCAGGGAGAACCTTCTTCCCAATATTTCTTTTCATTGACATAATCATCCTGATTGACTTCTAAAATGTCTCCTGTTTTTTTGTTTTTTAGAGAATAATAGGTTTTAAATTGGGACGGATTTTCAGCAATATTTTGTTTCTCGATATTGAGGTCGGTGCCAATTTTATAATCTCTGAAATCAATAATCGGTTCGTGGGTAATTCCCCAGCTGATTACAAAAATCATGGCCAGAAATGCAAAAGCAGAAAGGTATTTCTTAAGGTTTGATTTTTGTTCAGTTTCATTAAAATCTTTCCGATAAAGAAAATATAAAACGAGCAGTCCTATCAACAGTATAATATCTTTCCAGAAACTTTGCCAGGGTTGCATTTTCAGGGCGTCACCAAAACAACCACAATCGGTTACCACATTAAAATAGGCTGAATAAAAAGTAAGAAAAGCAAAGAAAACGCACAAAGCAATCAATGTGGAAAGCGTGAACTTCAATTGACTTTTTATTAACAGTAAAAATCCGAAAACCATTTCCAGAACAACAACGAGCACTGCAATTACGAGCGCCTGTCTTTCCATAAATGGAATGTTGAAGACGGCAGGTGAAAAATATTCTTCCAATTTAAATGAAAATCCTACTGCGTCTACGGCTTTTACAAAACCTGATGCAATAAAAACTAATGCAATTGCAATTCTTAGTATATGTTTCAACATATCAATTCAGTTATAGTGGTTTGGAATTTTTTTTTTCTTCAGAGAATTTTATCAGACAGAAAACCGCATAATTCAGCATGTCAAAATAATTGGCATCAATTCCTTCGGACACTAAAGTTGTGCCGGAGTTGTCTTCTATCTGTTTGGTTCTCAATACT includes these proteins:
- a CDS encoding tellurite resistance TerB family protein, giving the protein MNQKKSNKSIAGYHLLMILSSVDGEFAPQEGMMIQQYLADEFPFKMDLDDELEVIALLKPEEWKLHFEFHAQCFLDDSTEKERISFRQFAKTLIKADEQVSDTEHDFYQILKDIWQLN
- a CDS encoding BT_3928 family protein; translated protein: MLKHILRIAIALVFIASGFVKAVDAVGFSFKLEEYFSPAVFNIPFMERQALVIAVLVVVLEMVFGFLLLIKSQLKFTLSTLIALCVFFAFLTFYSAYFNVVTDCGCFGDALKMQPWQSFWKDIILLIGLLVLYFLYRKDFNETEQKSNLKKYLSAFAFLAMIFVISWGITHEPIIDFRDYKIGTDLNIEKQNIAENPSQFKTYYSLKNKKTGDILEVNQDDYVNEKKYWEEGSPWMIQDDKTTSKLVKQGYESEISKFKPETADGIDLTGEMLKAPKAILIFSYNPKQADTEVLAQAEAKLSQQKDALVMGISTNPNTFKTINNTMMDGTAIKTIARSNPFVLTLKKGKIVDKMSAEDYIKQKN
- the clpP gene encoding ATP-dependent Clp endopeptidase proteolytic subunit ClpP; protein product: MDIKKDFRDFSVKHLGNSGLATDQYMGMFNPTSLTPYIMEERRLNVAQMDVFSRLMMDRIIFLGTGIDDQVANIVTAQLLFLESSDASKDIQIYINSPGGSVYAGLGIYDTMQIIKPDVATICTGMAASMGAVLLVAGAKGKRSALKHSRVMIHQPSGGAQGVASDMEINLREMLKLKKELYDIISEHSGQTYEWVEKASDRDYWMTSGEAKDFGMVDEVLQRKTEK
- the tpiA gene encoding triose-phosphate isomerase, which encodes MRKNIVAGNWKMNKNVIEAQQLMFQLLDYKKHNATHCEVWIAPPSLYLMMAKDVFAHNEIGVFAQDISEHESGAYTGEISADMLASIHAAGAIIGHSERRLYHGETDALCNVKVKLALDKGLTPIYCNGETLEQRKAGQHLEVVKNQTEEALFTLTADEIKKVVIAYEPVWAIGTGETASPEQAQEIHAHIRNLIAGKYGQDVADEISILYGGSVKPDNAKEIFSQPDIDGGLIGGAALKVDDFAKIIEGFNA